A single Syngnathus acus chromosome 8, fSynAcu1.2, whole genome shotgun sequence DNA region contains:
- the si:ch211-198m17.1 gene encoding mucin-13 isoform X1: MTTTGLTNDPTSVTTISLTNYTSLTTTSWTNSSTSPMTTTGLSNDTTSTTTIGPTDGYTSPTTTGPTFTTAAGPTDSTTTIGPTDSYTSPTTSGPTFTTAAGPTDSTTTIGPTDSYTSPTTTGPTFTTAAGPTDSTTTTGPPDRTTWMTPAEATTAVITTSPSSTLSVDATTRTTTGPQSDKVTRTTETSAVVSTNGPTPASEATSGATTREATSVLTPTSASKATQSSPGPTQNDATIVCPAEQCPLESVCLNRTCQCLSGSFLLGQRCVRAQVFPGRLHLTSLTFDKEMLDRSSQVFRETAADISASLAGAFAGRPGYVRSNVVQLAPGSVLATVNNIFDNTQNSEEAVEQVIQDAIRSSSQGLLLNATFSGTKLCDQVPLPCDAVTTWCTSAKGRVGCSCKAGYISTVYSNTSCKACPSGQEVVGNSCQICAFGYAGFNCTDSSLLALVVISCVLGGILLIIIILALLSYCCWRRCSGGQAEHSDPSPYPAGGELTKPWPVGITPIPRATTATAATWDAAATMEMMEKGHHGNGVGFPSKQRGWKKSGSYDLNPDGMKTFTNKNPSRYSYLMQGHENPYFLPGDDKKN, from the exons ATGACAACGACGGGCTTAACGAATGACCCTACCTCGGTGACAACAATCAGCCTGACTAACTACACGTCACTGACAACAACCAGTTGGACTAACAGCAGCACAAGCCCAATGACAACAACCGGCTTGAGCAACGACACTACCTCCACGACAACAATCGGCCCGACCGACGGCTACACGTCACCGACAACCACCGGTCCGACATTTACGACCGCAGCCGGTCCGACCGACTCCACGACAACGATCGGCCCGACCGACAGCTACACGTCACCGACAACCAGCGGTCCGACATTTACGACCGCAGCCGGTCCGACCGACTCCACGACAACGATCGGCCCGACCGACAGCTACACGTCACCGACAACCACCGGTCCGACATTTACGACCGCAGCCGGTCCGACCGACTCCACGACGACTACCGGTCCACCTGACCGGACCACCTGGATGACACCGGCTGAGGCGACAACAGCTGTAATAACCACCAGCCCGTCGTCAACTCTAAGCGTCGACGCAACGACTCGGACGACGACCGGCCCTCAGTCCGACAAAGTCACAAGGACAACAGAAACGTCCGCCGTTGTCAGCACAAACGGCCCGACCCCGGCCTCCGAGGCGACATCAGGAG CGACTACTCGTGAAGCGACGAGCGTCCTCACGCCAACCTCAGCCAGCAAAGCCACCCAAAGCTCGCCCGGCCCCACCCAGAACGACGCAACCATAG TTTGTCCTGCGGAACAGTGTCCCCTTGAAAGCGTCTGCTTAAACAGAACCTGCCAGTGCCTCTCCGGAAGCTTCCTCCTGGGCCAGCGTTGCGTCCGCG CTCAAGTGTTCCCTGGGCGGCTCCACCTCACGTCCTTGACATTTGACAAGGAAATGTTGGACAGGTCCTCCCAAGTGTTCCGAGAGACGGCCGCGGACATCTCGGCTTCG CTCGCTGGCGCCTTCGCAGGTCGGCCGGGATACGTCCGCTCTAACGTGGTGCAGCTAGC CCCAGGAAGCGTCCTGGCCACTGTCAACAACATCTTTGACAACACGCAAAACTCTGAGGAGGCAGTGGAGCAGGTCATCCAGGATGCCATCAGGAGCAGCTCCCAAGGCTTGCTGCTCAACGCTACGTTTAGCG GCACAAAGTTGTGCGATCAGGTTCCACTTCCCTGTGACGCCGTCACGACTTGGTGCACCAGTGCTAAGGGTCGCGTGGGCTGTTCCTGCAAAGCTGGCTACATTTCCACGGTGTACTCCAACACCAGCTGCAAGG cttGTCCAAGCGGGCAGGAAGTGGTGGGCAACAGCTGCCAGAT ATGCGCCTTTGGATATGCAGGCTTCAACTGCACTGACT CGTCTCTGCTGGCGCTGGTGGTCATCTCCTGCGTTTTGGGCGGAATTctactcatcatcatcatcttggcTTTGCTCTCCTACTGCTGCTG GCGGAGGTGCTCTGGAGGCCAGGCGGAGCACAGCGATCCCAGTCCGTACCCGGCGGGGGGCGAGTTGACCAAGCCCTGGCCTGTTGGCATCACGCCCATTCCCCGCGCTAccaccgccaccgccgccacctGGGACGCTGCAGCCActatggagatgatggaaAAAGGGCATCATGGCAACGGCGTG GGCTTTCCTTCCAAGCAGAGAGGATGGAAAAAG TCAGGGTCGTACGATCTCAACCCCGACGGAATGAAGACCTTCACCAATAAGAACCCGTCGCGTTACTCCTATTTGATGCAAGGCCACGAGAACCCCTACTTCCTGCCTGGCGACGATAAGAAAAACTGA
- the si:ch211-198m17.1 gene encoding mucin-13 isoform X2 produces MTTTGLTNDPTSVTTISLTNYTSLTTTSWTNSSTSPMTTTGLSNDTTSTTTIGPTDGYTSPTTTGPTFTTAAGPTDSTTTIGPTDSYTSPTTSGPTFTTAAGPTDSTTTIGPTDSYTSPTTTGPTFTTAAGPTDSTTTTGPPDRTTWMTPAEATTAVITTSPSSTLSVDATTRTTTGPQSDKVTRTTETSAVVSTNGPTPASEATSGATTREATSVLTPTSASKATQSSPGPTQNDATIVCPAEQCPLESVCLNRTCQCLSGSFLLGQRCVRAQVFPGRLHLTSLTFDKEMLDRSSQVFRETAADISASLAGAFAGRPGYVRSNVVQLAPGSVLATVNNIFDNTQNSEEAVEQVIQDAIRSSSQGLLLNATFSGTKLCDQVPLPCDAVTTWCTSAKGRVGCSCKAGYISTVYSNTSCKACPSGQEVVGNSCQICAFGYAGFNCTDSSLLALVVISCVLGGILLIIIILALLSYCCWRRCSGGQAEHSDPSPYPAGGELTKPWPVGITPIPRATTATAATWDAAATMEMMEKGHHGNGVSGSYDLNPDGMKTFTNKNPSRYSYLMQGHENPYFLPGDDKKN; encoded by the exons ATGACAACGACGGGCTTAACGAATGACCCTACCTCGGTGACAACAATCAGCCTGACTAACTACACGTCACTGACAACAACCAGTTGGACTAACAGCAGCACAAGCCCAATGACAACAACCGGCTTGAGCAACGACACTACCTCCACGACAACAATCGGCCCGACCGACGGCTACACGTCACCGACAACCACCGGTCCGACATTTACGACCGCAGCCGGTCCGACCGACTCCACGACAACGATCGGCCCGACCGACAGCTACACGTCACCGACAACCAGCGGTCCGACATTTACGACCGCAGCCGGTCCGACCGACTCCACGACAACGATCGGCCCGACCGACAGCTACACGTCACCGACAACCACCGGTCCGACATTTACGACCGCAGCCGGTCCGACCGACTCCACGACGACTACCGGTCCACCTGACCGGACCACCTGGATGACACCGGCTGAGGCGACAACAGCTGTAATAACCACCAGCCCGTCGTCAACTCTAAGCGTCGACGCAACGACTCGGACGACGACCGGCCCTCAGTCCGACAAAGTCACAAGGACAACAGAAACGTCCGCCGTTGTCAGCACAAACGGCCCGACCCCGGCCTCCGAGGCGACATCAGGAG CGACTACTCGTGAAGCGACGAGCGTCCTCACGCCAACCTCAGCCAGCAAAGCCACCCAAAGCTCGCCCGGCCCCACCCAGAACGACGCAACCATAG TTTGTCCTGCGGAACAGTGTCCCCTTGAAAGCGTCTGCTTAAACAGAACCTGCCAGTGCCTCTCCGGAAGCTTCCTCCTGGGCCAGCGTTGCGTCCGCG CTCAAGTGTTCCCTGGGCGGCTCCACCTCACGTCCTTGACATTTGACAAGGAAATGTTGGACAGGTCCTCCCAAGTGTTCCGAGAGACGGCCGCGGACATCTCGGCTTCG CTCGCTGGCGCCTTCGCAGGTCGGCCGGGATACGTCCGCTCTAACGTGGTGCAGCTAGC CCCAGGAAGCGTCCTGGCCACTGTCAACAACATCTTTGACAACACGCAAAACTCTGAGGAGGCAGTGGAGCAGGTCATCCAGGATGCCATCAGGAGCAGCTCCCAAGGCTTGCTGCTCAACGCTACGTTTAGCG GCACAAAGTTGTGCGATCAGGTTCCACTTCCCTGTGACGCCGTCACGACTTGGTGCACCAGTGCTAAGGGTCGCGTGGGCTGTTCCTGCAAAGCTGGCTACATTTCCACGGTGTACTCCAACACCAGCTGCAAGG cttGTCCAAGCGGGCAGGAAGTGGTGGGCAACAGCTGCCAGAT ATGCGCCTTTGGATATGCAGGCTTCAACTGCACTGACT CGTCTCTGCTGGCGCTGGTGGTCATCTCCTGCGTTTTGGGCGGAATTctactcatcatcatcatcttggcTTTGCTCTCCTACTGCTGCTG GCGGAGGTGCTCTGGAGGCCAGGCGGAGCACAGCGATCCCAGTCCGTACCCGGCGGGGGGCGAGTTGACCAAGCCCTGGCCTGTTGGCATCACGCCCATTCCCCGCGCTAccaccgccaccgccgccacctGGGACGCTGCAGCCActatggagatgatggaaAAAGGGCATCATGGCAACGGCGTG TCAGGGTCGTACGATCTCAACCCCGACGGAATGAAGACCTTCACCAATAAGAACCCGTCGCGTTACTCCTATTTGATGCAAGGCCACGAGAACCCCTACTTCCTGCCTGGCGACGATAAGAAAAACTGA
- the znf281a gene encoding LOW QUALITY PROTEIN: zinc finger protein 281 (The sequence of the model RefSeq protein was modified relative to this genomic sequence to represent the inferred CDS: inserted 1 base in 1 codon; substituted 1 base at 1 genomic stop codon) — protein MSIIRDKLGNDLLRPNGGVVDANFGAGMIMFSHLPPVTSFTRLHSVGPQEMILKKERDSPDYSGGGGLPGAGDYVHAIKQEKVSEHDYRLPLYPAGLLEVAVGHHNLLVHDVNAADLPSPLGKEPVGRKGRRSNADGQEGRSRKKRREAKPLPDGGGGVSPGSKPHICEHCGAAFRSSYHLRRHVLIHTGERPFRCSQCNMSFIQKYLLQRHEKIHSGEKPFSCDQCNMRFIQKYHMERHKRTHSGEKPYRCDNCQQFFSRTDRLLKHKRTCGDALRKVPDPSVLDLARVDTVSYGITQGSGQKKKQVQNAAEGGGRKTKKQGRTRLESATHIVNGAYGVHPXPLENQSEPGPSVQHXTGRAPKMAFKKAHRKSGKVDSVEARRPISCRQTEKTGQLRRRVQFLKSAVPPNVTSSTASTTCCPRTPRSSDDGRRLGMDKSCIPDEVLQSLLEQYTNKPDASQQQHHHHDIHFDLGEPHVEALQPAPDAGDKGVVTNEYSRFLLQALERSNHSAGFPPYGTFLYSECGFGPSSPQSAFHLLDQHHQLTPSQELNASASKSATVGAFPPPLPPSSSKASPYQIENFAQAFGSQFKSEEPIRTPVSDFSGYSGLLADVGEPPSPAVAAVSKAPSSQSFR, from the exons ATGAGCATCATTCGAGACAAGTTAGGCAACGACTTGCTGCGCCCCAACGGCGGCGTGGTGGATGCCAACTTTGGGGCGGGCATGATCATGTTCAGCCACCTGCCGCCCGTGACCAGCTTCACCCGGCTGCATTCCGTGGGGCCGCAGGAGATGATCCTGAAGAAGGAGCGGGACTCGCCCGACtacagcggcggcggcgggttGCCGGGAGCGGGCGACTACGTCCACGCCATCAAGCAAGAGAAAGTGAGCGAACACGACTACCGCCTGCCGCTCTACCCGGCGGGGCTGCTGGAGGTCGCCGTCGGTCACCACAACCTGCTCGTGCACGACGTCAACGCGGCTGAC CTGCCGAGTCCGTTGGGAAAGGAGCCCGTCGGGAGGAAAGGTCGCAGGTCAAACGCTGACGGACAAGAGGGCCGCTCGAGGAAGAAGCGGCGCGAGGCAAAG CCGTTGCCGGATGGGGGGGGCGGCGTGTCGCCGGGCAGTAAACCTCACATCTGCGAGCACTGCGGCGCTGCCTTCAGGAGTTCCTATCATTTGCGCAGACACGTCCTCATTCACACGG GTGAGCGGCCGTTCCGATGCAGCCAGTGTAACATGAGTTTCATCCAGAAGTACCTCCTGCAGCGACATGAGAAGATCCACAGCG GAGAGAAGCCCTTCAGCTGCGACCAGTGCAACATGCGCTTCATCCAGAAGTACCACATGGAGAGACATAAGCGCACGCACAGCGGCGAGAAGCCCTACAGATGTGACAATTGCCAACAG tttttttccagGACCGATCGACTGCTGAAGCACAAGCGCACGTGCGGAGATGCCTTGAGGAAAGTGCCGGATCCCAGCGTGCTGGACTTGGCTCGCGTGGACACGGTCAGCTACGGAATCACTCAGGGAAGcggccagaaaaaaaagcaggtccAAAATGCCGCCGAGGGAGGCGGCCGAAAGACGAAGAAGCAGGGGAGGACGCGGCTTGAGAGTGCTACTCACATTGTCAACGGAGCCTACGGCGTCCACCCATAACCGTTGGAGAATCAAAGCGAGCCGGGTCCCAGCGTGCAAC CCACGGGCCGCGCCCCCAAGATGGCCTTCAAGAAGGCCCATCGGAAAAGCGGGAAAGTGGATTCCGTGGAGGCCCGGCGACCGATCTCATGCAGACAAACGGAAAAGACGGGGCAACTACGACGACGCGTGCAGTTCCTGAAAAGCGCCGTACCTCCAAACGTCACGTCGTCAACAGCGAGTACGACATGCTGTCCCCGCACCCCGCGCTCTTCAGATGACGGACGCCGACTAGGCATGGACAAGTCCTGCATTCCCGACGAGGTTCTGCAGAGCCTGCTGGAGCAGTACACCAACAAACCCGACGcctcgcagcagcagcaccaccaccacgacATCCATTTCGATCTGGGCGAGCCGCACGTGGAAGCGCTCCAGCCGGCCCCGGACGCCGGCGACAAGGGCGTGGTGACAAACGAGTATTCGCGCTTCCTTCTGCAGGCTTTGGAGCGCAGCAACCACAGCGCCGGCTTCCCCCCTTACGGAACTTTCCTCTACTCGGAGTGCGGCTTTGGGCCGTCCTCGCCTCAGTCCGCCTTCCACCTCCTGGACCAGCACCACCAGCTCACCCCCTCGCAGGAGCTAAACGCCTCTGCCAGCAAGAGCGCAACGGTAGGCGCGttcccgccgccgctgccgccctcctcctccaaagCCAGCCCCTACCAGATAGAAAACTTTGCGCAGGCTTTCGGATCGCAATTCAAGTCAGAAGAACCGATAAGGACGCCCGTGTCCGACTTCTCAGGGTACAGCGGCTTGTTGGCCGACGTGGGCGAGCCGCCGAGCCCCGCCGTCGCCGCCGTCTCCAAAGCGCCGAGCAGCCAAAGCTTCAGATGA
- the kcnj19a gene encoding G protein-activated inward rectifier potassium channel 1 isoform X1, producing MAPFTRRRKFGEDYQVVNTNRAGGGGGFSVPAAKKKRQRFVEKNGRCNVQHGNLGGETSRYLSDLFTTLVDLKWRWNLLIFILTYTVAWLVMASMWWVIAFIRGDLQEEQQQHAGRDASYTPCVANVYNFPSAFLFFIETEATIGYGYRYITEKCPEGIILFLFQSLLGSIVDAFLIGCMFIKMSQPKKRAETLMFSQDAVVSQRDGRLCLMFRVGNLRNSHMVSAQIRCKLIKSRQTPEGEFLPLDQCELDVGFGTGADQLFLVSPLTICHEINPKSPFFDLSQRSLTGEQFEIVVILEGIVETTGMTCQARTSYTEDEVLWGHRFLPVMSLEEGFFRVDYSQFHSTFEVPTPPYSVKEHEEKNSLPSPASTPAPAESRGARRDRLFSVDCISAAAATAGARLPSKLQRISSSGKEDLQRKVLMLSSQRSEKACSTGDLPLKLQRLGSSPGPDRSLEAGSEAVSQSAGDLCQHSPMSTLCPTQPHARSPLLSAGGRPQDNLPAKLRKMNR from the exons ATGGCGCCTTTTACGCGCCGCAG GAAATTCGGCGAGGACTACCAGGTGGTCAACACCAACCGGGctgggggcggcggcggcttttCGGTTCCGGCGGCCAAGAAAAAGAGGCAGCGCTTTGTGGAGAAGAACGGCCGCTGCAACGTGCAGCACGGCAACCTGGGCGGAGAGACCAGCCGTTACCTGTCGGACCTTTTCACCACCTTGGTGGACCTCAAGTGGCGCTGGAACCTTCTCATCTTCATCCTCACCTACACGGTGGCCTGGCTGGTGATGGCGTCCATGTGGTGGGTGATCGCCTTCATCCGCGGCGACCTgcaggaggagcagcagcagcacgctGGCCGTGACGCGTCCTACACGCCGTGCGTGGCCAACGTGTACAACTTCCCGTCcgccttcctcttcttcatcgAGACGGAGGCCACCATCGGCTACGGCTACCGCTACATCACCGAAAAGTGTCCCGAGGgcatcatcctcttcctcttccagtCGCTGCTGGGCTCCATCGTGGACGCCTTCCTCATCGGCTGCATGTTCATCAAGATGTCGCAGCCCAAGAAACGCGCCGAGACGCTCATGTTCAGCCAGGACGCCGTGGTCTCGCAGCGGGACGGCCGGCTGTGCCTCATGTTCCGCGTGGGCAACCTGCGCAACAGCCACATGGTATCGGCGCAGATCCGATGCAAGCTCATCAAG TCTCGCCAGACCCCCGAGGGCGAGTTCCTGCCCCTGGACCAGTGCGAGCTGGACGTGGGCTTCGGCACAGGGGCCGACCAACTCTTCCTGGTCTCGCCGCTGACCATCTGCCACGAGATCAACCCCAAGAGCCCCTTCTTCGACCTGTCCCAGCGCTCGCTCACCGGCGAGCAGTTTGAAATCGTGGTCATCCTGGAGGGCATCGTGGAGACCACCG GCATGACGTGCCAGGCGCGCACCTCATACACAGAGGACGAGGTCCTGTGGGGACATCGCTTCCTGCCCGTCATGTCCCTGGAGGAGGGCTTCTTCCGGGTGGACTACTCGCAGTTCCACAGCACCTTCGAGGTCCCCACGCCGCCGTATAGCGTCAAAGAGCACGAGGAGAAGAATTCCTTGCCGTCGCCCGCGTCCACGCCGGCGCCGGCCGAGAGCCGAGGGGCCCGACGCGACCGCCTTTTCTCCGTGGACTGCATcagcgcggcggcggcgaccgCCGGGGCTCGGCTGCCCAGCAAGTTGCAGCGGATCAGCTCGTCCGGAAAGGAGGACCTCCAGAGGAAGGTGTTGATGCTGAGCTCGCAGCGCTCCGAGAAGGCCTGCAGCACCGGGGACCTGCCGCTCAAGCTCCAGCGCCTCGGATCCTCTCCCGGGCCCGACCGCTCGCTGGAGGCGGGATCGGAAGCCGTGTCCCAGTCCGCCGGGGACCTGTGCCAGCACAGCCCGATGAGCACCTTGTGCCCGACCCAGCCGCACGCGCGCAGCCCCCTTTTGTCGGCCGGCGGGAGGCCCCAAGACAACCTGCCTGCCAAGCTGCGCAAGATGAACCGCTga
- the kcnj19a gene encoding G protein-activated inward rectifier potassium channel 1 isoform X2, with product MAALRRKFGEDYQVVNTNRAGGGGGFSVPAAKKKRQRFVEKNGRCNVQHGNLGGETSRYLSDLFTTLVDLKWRWNLLIFILTYTVAWLVMASMWWVIAFIRGDLQEEQQQHAGRDASYTPCVANVYNFPSAFLFFIETEATIGYGYRYITEKCPEGIILFLFQSLLGSIVDAFLIGCMFIKMSQPKKRAETLMFSQDAVVSQRDGRLCLMFRVGNLRNSHMVSAQIRCKLIKSRQTPEGEFLPLDQCELDVGFGTGADQLFLVSPLTICHEINPKSPFFDLSQRSLTGEQFEIVVILEGIVETTGMTCQARTSYTEDEVLWGHRFLPVMSLEEGFFRVDYSQFHSTFEVPTPPYSVKEHEEKNSLPSPASTPAPAESRGARRDRLFSVDCISAAAATAGARLPSKLQRISSSGKEDLQRKVLMLSSQRSEKACSTGDLPLKLQRLGSSPGPDRSLEAGSEAVSQSAGDLCQHSPMSTLCPTQPHARSPLLSAGGRPQDNLPAKLRKMNR from the exons ATGGCGGCACTTCGCAGGAAATTCGGCGAGGACTACCAGGTGGTCAACACCAACCGGGctgggggcggcggcggcttttCGGTTCCGGCGGCCAAGAAAAAGAGGCAGCGCTTTGTGGAGAAGAACGGCCGCTGCAACGTGCAGCACGGCAACCTGGGCGGAGAGACCAGCCGTTACCTGTCGGACCTTTTCACCACCTTGGTGGACCTCAAGTGGCGCTGGAACCTTCTCATCTTCATCCTCACCTACACGGTGGCCTGGCTGGTGATGGCGTCCATGTGGTGGGTGATCGCCTTCATCCGCGGCGACCTgcaggaggagcagcagcagcacgctGGCCGTGACGCGTCCTACACGCCGTGCGTGGCCAACGTGTACAACTTCCCGTCcgccttcctcttcttcatcgAGACGGAGGCCACCATCGGCTACGGCTACCGCTACATCACCGAAAAGTGTCCCGAGGgcatcatcctcttcctcttccagtCGCTGCTGGGCTCCATCGTGGACGCCTTCCTCATCGGCTGCATGTTCATCAAGATGTCGCAGCCCAAGAAACGCGCCGAGACGCTCATGTTCAGCCAGGACGCCGTGGTCTCGCAGCGGGACGGCCGGCTGTGCCTCATGTTCCGCGTGGGCAACCTGCGCAACAGCCACATGGTATCGGCGCAGATCCGATGCAAGCTCATCAAG TCTCGCCAGACCCCCGAGGGCGAGTTCCTGCCCCTGGACCAGTGCGAGCTGGACGTGGGCTTCGGCACAGGGGCCGACCAACTCTTCCTGGTCTCGCCGCTGACCATCTGCCACGAGATCAACCCCAAGAGCCCCTTCTTCGACCTGTCCCAGCGCTCGCTCACCGGCGAGCAGTTTGAAATCGTGGTCATCCTGGAGGGCATCGTGGAGACCACCG GCATGACGTGCCAGGCGCGCACCTCATACACAGAGGACGAGGTCCTGTGGGGACATCGCTTCCTGCCCGTCATGTCCCTGGAGGAGGGCTTCTTCCGGGTGGACTACTCGCAGTTCCACAGCACCTTCGAGGTCCCCACGCCGCCGTATAGCGTCAAAGAGCACGAGGAGAAGAATTCCTTGCCGTCGCCCGCGTCCACGCCGGCGCCGGCCGAGAGCCGAGGGGCCCGACGCGACCGCCTTTTCTCCGTGGACTGCATcagcgcggcggcggcgaccgCCGGGGCTCGGCTGCCCAGCAAGTTGCAGCGGATCAGCTCGTCCGGAAAGGAGGACCTCCAGAGGAAGGTGTTGATGCTGAGCTCGCAGCGCTCCGAGAAGGCCTGCAGCACCGGGGACCTGCCGCTCAAGCTCCAGCGCCTCGGATCCTCTCCCGGGCCCGACCGCTCGCTGGAGGCGGGATCGGAAGCCGTGTCCCAGTCCGCCGGGGACCTGTGCCAGCACAGCCCGATGAGCACCTTGTGCCCGACCCAGCCGCACGCGCGCAGCCCCCTTTTGTCGGCCGGCGGGAGGCCCCAAGACAACCTGCCTGCCAAGCTGCGCAAGATGAACCGCTga